The Chelonoidis abingdonii isolate Lonesome George chromosome 11, CheloAbing_2.0, whole genome shotgun sequence genomic interval GTAAAGTCCCGGCACCGCTGGCGGTCTGTAGGCCCAGCCTGGTGCTGCCCGCAGGCCCTGCCTCTGTTTCTGCGGCAGGGCTGGCACCGGGGGGCGGCGCAGGGCGGCGCGGGCAGCCCCAGGGTCAGAGCGGCTGCGCAGGTGCCCGCCCTCCAGTGGAGGGGAGGACGAGGTGGAGGATGAGGAGGGGCTGGCCCTGCCGCGGCGGTGCCCCCCGGCCTCTGGCCCTGCCGCAGGACCAGCAAAGGGGACATTGACGTAGACGGGCTCTGGTGGCTCGTAGCGGATGCGCCCTTCCTCAAAGATGGCCCAGAGGGGTGGTGTTGGGGCCGAGGGGTCAGGCCTGGGCTGCTGGAAGACGCCGTAGGAAGCGTTGAGGGCAGCCAGGTACTCAGGGGGTGCCAGAGGGTGCGGGGGGCCCAGAGGCCAGGGCTGGTACATGGGCGGCTCTGGGACGATCTCGTAGTACAGGTTCTCGGCTGCGGGCTCCAGCAGCGGGCGCCGGAGAGgagtggcagtgctgggggggcggTGAGCTAGGNNNNNNNNNNNNNNNNNNNNNNNNNNNNNNNNNNNNNNNNNNNNNNNNNNNNNNNNNNNNNNNNNNNNNNNNNNNNNNNNNNNNNNNNNNNNNNNNNNNNNNNNNNNNNNNNNNNNNNNNNNNNNNNNNNNNNNNNNNNNNNNNNNNNNNNNNNNNNNNNNNNNNNNNNNNNNNNNNNNNNNNNNNNNNNNNNNNNNNNNNNNNNNNNNNNNNNNNNNNNNNNNNNNNNNNNNNNNNNNNNNNNNNNNNNNNNNNNNNNNNNNNNNNNNNNNNNNNNNNNNNNNNNNNNNNNNNNNNNNNNNNNNNNNNNNNNNNNNNNNNNNNNNNNNNNNNNNNNNNNNNNNNNNNNNNNNNNNNNNNNNNNNNNNNNNNNNNNNNNNNNNNNNNNNNNNNNNNNNNNNNNNNNNNNNNNNNNNNNNNNNNNNNNNNNNNNNNNNNNNNNNNNNNNNNNNNNNNNNNNNNNNNNNNNNNNNNNNNNNNNNNNNNNNNNNNNNNNNNNNNNNNNNNNNNNNNNNNNNNNNNNNNNNNNNNNNNNNNNNNNNNNNNNNNNNNNNNNNNNNNNNNNNNNNNNNNNNNNNNNNNNNNNNNNNNNNNNNNNNNNNNNNNNNNNNNNNNNNNNNNNNNNNNNNNNNNNNNNNNNNNNNNNNNNNNNNNNNNNNNNNNNNNNNNNNNNNNNNNNNNNNNNNNNNNNNNNNNNNNNNNNNNNNNNNNNNNNNNNNNNNNNNNNNNNNNNNNNNNNNNNNNNNNNNNNNNNNNNNNNNNNNNNNNNNNNNNNNNNNNNNNNNNNNNNNNNNNNNNNNNNNNNNNNNNNNNNNNNNNNNNNNNNNNNNNNNNNNNNNNNNNNNNNNNNNNNNNNNNNNNNNNNNNNNNNNNNNNNNNNNNNNNNNNNNNNNNNNNNNNNNNNNNNNNNNNNNNNNNNNNNNNNNNNNNNNNNNNNNNNNNNNNNNNNNNNNNNNNNNNNNNNNNNNNNNNNNNNNNNNNNNNNNNNNNNNNNNNNNNNNNNNNNNNNNNNNNNNNNNNNNNNNNNNNNNNNNNNNNNNNNNNNNNNNNNNNNNNNNNNNNNNNNNNNNNNNNNNNNNNNNNNNNNNNNNNNNNNNNNNNNNNNNNNNNNNNNNNNNNNNNNNNNNNNNNNNNNNNNNNNNNNNNNNNNNNNNNNNNNNNNNNNNNNNNNNNNNNNNNNNNNNNNNNNNNNNNNNNNNNNNNNNNNNNNNNNNNNNNNNNNNNNNNNNNNNNNNNNNNNNNNNNNNNNNNNNNNNNNNNNNNNNNNNNNNNNNNNNNNNNNNNNNNNNNNNNNNNNNNNNNNNNNNNNNNNNNNNNNNNNNNNNNNNNNNNNNNNNNNNNNNNNNNNNNNNNNNNNNNNNNNNNNNNNNNNNNNNNNNNNNNNNNNNNNNNNNNNNNNNNNNNNNNNNNNNNNNNNNNNNNNNNNNNNNNNNNNNNNNNNNNNNNNNNNNNNNNNNNNNNNNNNNNNNNNNNNNNNNNNNNNNNNNNNNNNNNNNNNNNNNNNNNNNNNNNNNNNNNNNNNNNNNNNNNNNNNNNNNNNNNNNNNNNNNNNNNNNNNNNNNNNNNNNNNNNNNNNNNNNNNNNNNNNNNNNNNNNNNNNNNNNNNNNNNNNNNNNNNNNNNNNNNNNNNNNNNNNNNNNNNNNNNNNNNNNNNNNNNNNNNNNNNNNNNNNNNNNNNNNNNNNNNNNNNNNNNNNNNNNNNNNNNNNNNNNNNNNNNNNNNNNNNNNNNNNNNNNNNNNNNNNNNNNNNNNNNNNNNNNNNNNNNNNNNNNNNNNNNNNNNNNNNNNNNNNNNNNNNNNNNNNNNNNNNNNNNNNNNNNNNNNNNNNNNNNNNNNNNNNNNNNNNNNNNNNNNNNNNNNNNNNNNNNNNNNNNTCCCGCTGGCAGCTGTCAGTCAGCATCCTGTCGCCAGTCTGCAGCAGCCGGGAGatcatgggggaggggctgcgcgTCCTCCGGTGCCGTCCGGACCTCAACACACCCCCAGTCTCGCCCCCCCCCAGCATCTCCAGCACTTTGGCGGGCAGCGAGATGGCCACGGGCTCCGAGATCTCCAGGGCAGCCGTGGGGGGCTCCGGGCCATGGGGTGACAGTGCCTGGGCCACCTTGCAGGTGAAGGGaaggtgggcagggctggaggccaAGTCAGAGGCCTcagagagtgaggggcactggggggGGCTGCGCTGGAAGGGGAGCAGGTCCAAGTCCAGGAAGCCGGGGGGGCTGAGGTCTGGTTCCGAGTCCAGCTCGCCCTCATCGTCCAGCCAGACGGAGGCGCGGTGATGGGGTGCCAGGTTCTCGCTGCAGCCGCCGGAGGCCGAGGAGCTCAGCGACTCGCAGGAGCGGCAGGGCTTGAGGGGGTCTTGCGAGGTCCTAGGGAGGgcaccaggcagggctgggaaggcGTCGCTGTTGGAGTGTGGGCGCCGCAGGCGGTTCAGTTTGTGCAGGCCTTGGGGACAGATGGacaaactgcagtgtaaacaacTCTGACATGgcaggcagctggggaacagccacacatAATGCCGCATGGGAACAGCTcacctggcactgagatgcagcatctctggggcggggcagctggggaacagccgcaCATAATGCCACctggctgagatgcagccacctctggggcagggaatgCAGGAACAGCCACACAAACCATCATACAGGGACCGCTCGCCCTGCACTAGGACACAGTcacctctgggatggggcagctggggaacagctgtaCATAACGCTGCATGGGGACAGCTCGCCCGGCACAGAgacgcagccacctctgggtttGGCTTCCCCCTGAACGTCCCCTCCCGCCCCTGGCGCTGCCCCTCATACCCGCGGTGCTGGACTGGGACGTGAGTGACTCCTCACTCTTGGTGGATCGCAGTGTGACAGTGTCGGcccagagccctgcagggagaggggaggggtgagAATATCAGCCGCACTAGCCCTCCCGCAGCCCTCCACCTCTGTATCGAACCCTGCCTGGACCCCACTGACATCCTCTACTCCCACCACTCCTGCCCTCAGCACTGCCCTGTCCCCACCTCTGCTCCCGGGAACACCCCAGACAGGCCCCCCAACAATCCTTTCTTCCCCCAGAAAAAATGGTTCCCTACCTTCTGTAACTGTTGCTccttgagatgtgttgctcgtgtccattccatgctaggtgtgcATGCGCCCACAGGCCCGGCTGCCGGAGATTTTTCCgttagcagtatctgtagggccggctctggtgccccctggagtcccACGCCCATGCAGTAGGGCCCAGTATATGGGGCACTGCCATTCCcgcaccccctcagttccttcttgccaacaactctgacagaggggcaggagggcaggtcgtggaatggacgtgagcaacgCATcctgaagaacagcagttatgaGAGGGAGGTACCGTTtcctcttcttcaagtgcttgcttgtGTCGATTCCaagttaggtgactcccaagtgGTATCCCTGGAGGTGGGCTCTGATTTCATGGACATGTTGCTTGCAACACTGCTCTGCGAAGCTGGCCCCATCCTGGGCCTGCTGGCTGATGGcatatggaccgaggaccaggggcggctctgcAGATACCCCGGATACCTGTGCGAGGAAGGCTGCTCACAAAGCGTGCGCTCTGTGGAATGGGCAGGCTGGATGGCCAGCAGTGATACCTCTGCTTGCTCACAGCAGAGCCTGATACAGGCAGTTATCCACAAGGAGCTTCTCTGAGTGGACACAGCCAAACCTTTCATCCTGTCCGCCCTGCGACGAGGAGCTGCGTTGATTTACGGAAGGGTTTGGTCCCCTCAATGCAGAAGGCTAAGGCCGGCCTAACATCCATACAGTGTAACCGAAGCTCTTTGTTTGCCTTCAGGAAGAAACCTGGTAGGAAGAGGTCCTGATTATTGTGAACTGTGACACCACCTTAGGTTAGaaggctgggtgggggctcagctgGACCTCGTCCTCGTAAAAAACCATGTAAGGGGGTGCTGACGTCAACGCTCTAATCTTGGAGACTCTGTGGGCGGACATGATCACCGCCAGGAAGGAGACCTCCCATAAGAGGAGTAGCAGAGAACACGAAGTCAACAGCTTGAAAGGGGGACCCATGAGCCTCGCTAGCACCAGGTTTAGGTCTCAAGGAGGGATGGGATCCCAAACCTGTGGATATGGCTTTTCCAGACCCTTCAGGAACCTGATCGTCATGTCATGAACCAAGATTGACCTGCCCTGGATCAGAGAGTGAAAGGCTGAGATGGGCGACAAGAGAACCCTGATTGCCCGGCCCTGGTGCTTGAGGTGGAGCAGGTATTCCAAGATGGATTGTAGCAATGACCGGGAGGGAGAAAGACCTTGATCCGCGGCCCTTAGTAGATGAAGCGTTTCCACTTGACCAGATCGTctggtggagggcttcctgctactcAACAGTAGCTCTGAGCAGGCCTGCTCCTCTGTGTTCAGCCATGCCATCAGATGCAGCGAGGCTAGGTTCAGATGGAGCAGACAGCCTTGATGCTGTGAGAGCAAGTCTGGGCGAAGCAGGACCTCTAGTGGGGTTGCCATTGAGAGATCCGAAAGCTGCCGAACCAAAACTACCATGGCCAGGCAGGAGCTACCAGGATGCCCTTCACTTTGTTCCTTGGACCTTGTGAACTGGGAGTATCAGTGGGAAGGTGTACAGCGCGGCCTCATCCAAGTGCGCAGGCAAGCAGGGAAGGCAAACAGCAAGGCCACATCCAAGTCCGCAGGCAAGCCGGGAAGACGAACAGCAGGGTCCCCATCCAAGGGCGCGGGAAAGCCGGGAGGGTGAACAGCAGGGTCCCCATCCAAGGGCACGGGAAAGCCGGGAAGGCGAACAGCAGGGTCCCCATCCAAGGGCGCGGGAAAGCCGGGAAGGCGAACAGCAGGGTCCCCATCCAAGGGCGCGGGAAAGCCGGGAAGGCGAACAGCAGGGTCCCCATCCAAGGCCGCGGGAAGCCGGGAGGGTGAACAGCAGAGCCCCATCCAAAGGCGCGGGAAAGCCGGGAAGGCGAACAGCGGGGCCCCATCCAAAGGCTCAGGAAACCCGGGAAGGCAGGAGCTGCTAGCTAGCCCGTAAAATGAGCACAACTGCTGGCATGTCTGAGTGGCCACGAATAGGTGCACCTGAGGAGTCCCCCATTTGGGGGAGATCGTGCTGACGACCTTTGGGTGGAGTGATCACTCATGGCGAGAGGAGAAGTACCTGCTGAGGAGATCCGCCCGTGCGTTCTGGGCGCCTGAGAGGTGCAAAGCCTTGACATGACCAGCTTGCTGCACACACAAGTCCCACAGGCGAAGAGCATCTCGATACAGGGCAGACGTGCGGGCTCCATCTTGCTTGTTGAAGAACATTGCTGCTGTATTGTCCATGAAGATCTGCACCACTCTGCCCCTTAGATAGGGAGGAATGCATGGCAAGCCGAGTGTATCACCCTGAGGCCCCTGGCCTTTCTGTGAAGAGAACCAGAGATCTTGGGtactgcagctgccaggctggGCTCCCCACCCTTGATCTGACACATCAGAGACCAGTGTTACTGATGGGAGTGAAGCTACGAAGGGGACCCCATCCAGAACAGCTCGCAGGGCTGGGCACCAAGCCAGAGATGACAGGACGTTCGACAGAACTGTAAGCATTAGCTCCAAGTCGTGAGAAGAATGATTCCAGCCACATCTGGAGACTGAGCCGCAGCTGTGCACGTTGCACCACGTCAGTACATGCCGCCATGTGACCCAGCTGCTGGTGGCACACCTGGGTGGTTGTGAGCGACTGGGCTCTGACATGCCCAGAATTGGGACTCTGGCAGGTAGACTCTGGCATGGGTGGAGTCAAACACTGCTCCTATAAACTCTATTCTCTGAATGGGGGACAGTCGACTTCTGGTCATTGAGATGCAGGCCTAGATCCCGACGTGCTGACGTGAGCCTAGGACCTGCCTCTGACCAGCCAGTCCTCAAGGGATGGGTAGATTAGAATGCCGCGACACCTCAGGCCAGCATCACCGTGCACTTCATGAAGACCCTTGGACCAGAAGAGAGGCTGAAGGGCAGTGCCGTGAACTAGTAAAGGCGCTGCGCCACCACCGAACAGGGGAATCTGCTGTGGCCATGGAAGATAGAAATATGGAGGTAGGCGTACGTTAAGTCAAGAGCAGCATACCAGCCTCCTGGATCCagagaggggatgatggaggccagggagaccaggCAGAACTTTGACATCTTCAGATAACTGTTGAGGCAACACAGGCctaggatgggtctgaggcctcccttggcctttgggataaggaaataCTGGgtgtaaaaccctttccccctaATGTCTAGGGGAACCTCCTCCCTGGCCTCCAGACATAGGAGGGAATTCCCCTCCTGGATGAGGagctgcttgtgagaagggtccctgaagagggacagggaagaggggtgtgagggggagatggaggaaaACTCCAGGGTGTAGCCAACTGCTATGGTATTGCGCACCCAGCAGTCTGAGGCGACCTTGGCCCATGCAGGAGAAAGGGAGACAGGAGGTCCCGAAACAAATGGGGGGATAGATCCTGGAAGGAGACTGTAACTCCGGCCTCAGGCACGCCCTCAGAATGCCTGCCGACGGCTGCCTGAGCAATTTGCAGGGCCTGGCTGGGCAGCCGAGGGCGCTGGGGAGGGGCGGCATCATTTAaagcccctggctctgctgctgagggATGGAGAATCTATGTGGCCGGAGTCTCAGGTGTTAGCACCGTGTCTCCCCAGCAACGCCTGCCGGCCGGAGTCCCACATGTTAGCACCATCTCTCCCCAGCAACGCCTGCCGGTTGGAGTCCCAGGATTTATTGTTGTGGTGGCCCCGGCAACGGTGAGCAGTGCTAGGAGGCAGTAGCATAGCtggggggaagcagagggagcAGCCTCACCCCCACTGACCACAAGTGGCACCTTGTCAATTTCCTGGCACCTTTGTACTCGCCCGGgggaatgataaaaaaaaaaagcgccacCCACTGTGGTGCTTTTATTTTGCTCATCCGGCAgcgctctgagtcttcggcggcactttggctgCGGtaccttcagtgccgccgaagacacccagagcgagtgaagggcccgctgccaaagacccagagcgctgctgggtgagtaaaagtgCCGCAGCAAgtgacacctttttttttttgattgctccccctgttccctccacctggcgaCGTCACTGCCAGGAAGAACCCGGTGCCAGTGGGGCTCACCGTAGGTAGAGGGACTCAGCACTGTGTCGGAGTGGGAGGGTTCTGAGGCCTGTCTGAGAGTCGCCTCCAGGAGAAGGGCTTGGAGATGAACGGCCCTGTTCTTCCGAATGCGCTGTGAAGCCCTGACAGATCTGGCACTTCTCTTTGATGTGCGATTCCCCCAGACACCTCAGACAGCTGGCGCGGGGCTCACTGACCGGCACAGGTCTATGGCAGACGGCTGGGATCCCGGGGAACGGGGCAAGCCCCATGCTGGGGACAAAGTCCCTAAGGGGACTAACAATCCCCTTACTAAAACTTAATAGGATTTTTGATTGGTTACGTCCCAgcaccaaaagaaaggggaagggtcaatgggaaatcaggaacctgagactgacagtccccagaggcaatggggagaggccaatgctacAGGTCAgtctgattgacagggtgggcaggctaatcagggactcaggaggccagggtggttttgtcctctgtgtgagctggaattgcctgggccAGACAGAATGGGGCCAAACTAAGTCCCAGTGGCCTAATGGATGAGGCATTAGCTTCCTAAGCTAGAGCTTGTGGGTTCACGTCCCAGGTGGGGTGAAAAACTACCCTCTGcagggagggatagttcagtggtttgagcactggccagctaaacacagggttgtgagttcagcccttgagcaggccatttagggatctgaggcaaaaagcTGTctgggattagccctgctttgagcagcgggttggactagatacctcctgaggtcccttccaaccctgatattctaaggagagagcaggggcccatgCTGCACTAGGAGCAGAACTGtagcagctggggagagtgagggggaccctgggcagcaggcccagcacagggagatgcccctAGTCAAGAGGCCtagcaggccagacttggagggggatcataaccctaaCAGGGTGGGAGCAACACTGGGAAGAAGAGTCCTGCCACCTCAAGCCTGAGCAAGTGTCCAatctgcagcactgccagggccTGGGACGTGTGAGGAACGAACTGAATATCCCAGAgatgctggttgtgatgtccctgtgccacagagcagggtgacaggttttcctttaacctttcctgtttcctccttatttttttaaattggattcactttaataaattgtatttgctttgaactgtatgtaacgatcagtgggtcagggaagcatccagtgcagagagagcaccacGGAGTGGGGACACACTAGCCCCTGCCATAAGTGACCACGACAAagttgggggtcgagccccccaggaatcctgggcccagccttgttggggttacgaggactctgccacacaggagatgGAAGGGGAGCCCCTGaggagtgggagcgaggactgagatcctttcgctagcccatttcaccggggtaagtgcagaagccaggaaagttccccataatagcaggaccattcccccacttacataaCTATCTCACCTAATTACTCACCTAAGTAACTACTTCATGATCTAGATCCAACTATATCCAACACCTATAAAGTTACACTGCTTGGAGCACTTTGGAATCACAAAGGGAGACGAGGAattgaggggtgcagggccagcggTGCCCCATATACTGGCACATGGGTGCAGGGCTACATGTGGCGCCAGAGCCGGccctacggatactgctaagggaaaaatctctggcagCTGGGCCCGTGGGCATGTgcacacctagcatggaatggacatgagcaagcactcaaacatacacccctcatccccactccatggggcagggggagagactgagagaacaGGAAGAAGAGAGATGTGGAGCTGGGAGGTCAGTGTGGAAATGGGGGGAGgtttgtggggcagggctggaaatGGGGGGTacgtggggcagggggaagctgggaggcTGTGGGCGCTGAGGGAAGCTTGGAGAGAAGAGATGGGGCTGCATAGGGCTGtcgtggggaaaaaaaacagaaatcaggggggtgtgtgtggatgctAGGGGGCAGCATGGGCCAGGCTCACTCACAACCATCTGCCTGCCTGGAAGCTGCACCTGCTCTTGTGGTGATGGCAGGTGCCTTGCCAAGGAAGAAAGGTTTTCCAGCTCCCGCCCCGCGCCTGGCGCCTGTGGAGAGACAGATACCCAACCCATGGCCTGCCAGCCATTCACACAGAGCCCGAGACCATCGGCTTTCCGGGGGCCAGAATCGGGGCAGCACGCCCCCCGATCGCCCCATCTCCCCTGAGTTCACAGccgccaccccagagccagcaaccTCAGTGGGGGGAAGGCACCATTCCTGTCATGgggagagtccagcgaaggggCAGCCTCCCTGACGGCCCCCGTCAGTCTTGGCCTATGGCTCTTGCCTGGccaggggccgtgtgctgggctGGGCTTGGGATTGGGCCTGGGCCTGGCCTGTGTCCGGGCCTGGGCCTCCTCAGCGAGAGCGGCGGGTCGAGGGCAAGCTGCCCAGCAGAGGACTGGGCGCTGGGAGGCAGGAGCGCTGGGGGATAGGGACACAGACGGGGGGGGAGATCAGCTGGGCCCTGCCCAGCAAGAATCTCAGTCCCTCGCTGCAGCAAGAGCCTCCTACTGAGCCCCTCTTGCAGCTCGCCCGCCCACGCCCGCAGCCAGCACCCGCTGTGAGGCCCCCACCACTCCCCGCGCCAGCCCCCTGACTGCGCAGCCCGtacccctccagcagcagcggcccCGCATACTCTGCTCCGAGCCAGCGCCCCTGCGAGCCCCTCACACCGCTCCATGCACACAGCGTCCCTACGACGCCCCCCGCGCTTCCCAGCCCATCGCCCCTGTGACCCACCCGCTCCGCAGCCCAGGACCTTGCTGGCGCCCCACTCTGCTCGCCCACAGCATAGCACGCCCTGCTGAGTCCCCCCTGCTCCGCAGCACAGCACACCCCCTGCTGACCCCACGATCGCACTCGCGCAGCCACCGCTCCCTCTGAGCCCCCCACCATCGCTcccgcagcccagcgccccctactTCGCGTCCCCGCAGCAGCACCCCTCTGAGCCCTCAAACCTGCTCCTGCAACAGCGTCCCTACTGAGGCCCCACCTGCTTCCCCAGCCCATCGCCCCTGCTGAGCCCGCCCGCTCCCGCAGACCGCAGCGCTCTTGCTGACCCACTCTGCTCCCGCACAGCATAGCACCCTCGCCCTGTGAGGCCCACACCTGCTTCCCAACAGCCCAGCCCGcctgctgagcccccgccccctcccgcaGCCCGCGCCCCTTGCTGAGCCACTTCTGCTCCACACAGCATAGCACGCCGTCTGACCCActctgctccccacagccagtgccccctgctgatccTCACTGCTCACAGCCCAGCGCCCCTGCTGAGCCCCGGCCCCACAGCATATTGCCCCTGCGACCTATCTGCTcccgcagcccagcacccctgTTTCCTATCCCGCAATAGGCACCCGGTCCTCCTCAACCCAAGCACTATGGTGCCCTAGTGCCAGAGCAGGAACAGGATGTGATGCCCTGGCAGCCTGCATCAGGGATCTCACATAGAAAACCAGTGATGGCATGTGAGCCCATGGAGAACCAGGCCAGGGAGAGTCTACTCCGCAAGACGCAGCAGCGAGTGGGCACTGGAGTTGGTTCCTGAGGTGGGGGCGGGGTGCCAGCCAGCACAACCCCCCTCAGCATGGCCGGGCGCTGGGCTCAGGGTTCTCGCAGGTCCCAGCTGGTCAGGCACAGAAGCAGCTTCCCCGGTGTGTGTGTGCGGCGGCGGGAAGTTCCCCCTCCCGGAGCCTCACGTTGGCCCTCGGCACTCAGGTCCCAGCATCCAGCCCAAGCCTCTATTGGCCGGGCCCCCAAGTTTCGCACATCCCACTGCAGTTTGATCGCAGGATTGtccatctccccctcccacacagggGCTAGCCTGCCTTCGGCGCCTCCAGCCTGCCTGGGCATTCCAGACGGCCCCTCCCGCCTGGCTTCAGCCTTCCACGTCAGCACCACTTTCCTAGCCTGCCTTGTGCACCCCTAAGCCTTTCATGGTGCACCCCAGCACGCCCCACCTGCCCAGCACCTCCTCCCAGCCTGTCTGGGCACCCTCCCAGCCGCTCAGCACTCGCAGCACCACCCCAGCTCAGCAACACCTTCCCCAGCCTGTTCTGGGCATCCCCACACCTCAGCACCTCTCAAGCATGTCTGGGCGCAACCCCCCAGCTCAAGCAACCCCCGCTGCGCTCTGTCCTGGGCCTGTAGCACGATGCCTCCCCAGTCTGCCTTGGCAGCCCCCTtcagcaacccccaccccaccaggctcAGTGTCCCCCACCACCCAGGCCCAGTCAATGTCAGCCCCCCATCCCTACCCCCAGCCAGTTGTCTCCCCAGGGCGAGTCGCTGGGTGCCAGGCACCATGTATCACCAATGCGGGGCATTACCAGCTGGACATTTAATGTTCTCTTGTTCTCAACAGGAGCTGGTTAAATCCAGGGCCTGAGCCTCCCTGCCCGGGTGGGCACTGaccctgtcctgccctgccccagccctgagagcCCATAGGGCCCCACACAGGGACAGCTGtgccaccctgctcctgccccacagtcAGCGACCTGAGCTGCCAGAACCTCCTGCTATGGGCACCTCCCCACCGCAGAGTCTGGGATCAGTGCTTATCTGGGGGTGCAGCTGACTGCACCAGAGCGAGGGGTGGGGTCACGGACCCCTGGTACCCCACAGCCCAtgtgggtggcagggaggggtcAGGATACCGGGGGGTAGAGAGGCCCATAGGtggcagagagggggcaggatACTGGAGGGTAGAGGGGCCCATGGgtgacagggagggggcaggacagaggggTGCCTGGGTCCATGAATCTGATCCGGGGGGGTGGAtgaacccccccactccctcagtctctctgttccttcggcacaccccccaccccatcttgcTGCGTCTCCGGCTCCCTCTGGGCCTTGCTCAGGGCTTCGGGCAGGGTGAGCAGCCGGCTGGTCTTGGGGGGCCAGGCCAGCTTCCGGGGTTCCggctggggggctggagagaGAACAGGGTTAGAGAGTGGTCGGGGGGGGGGTAGCACGCCAGAGCCCAGGGGCACCCCCAtgcccagagcagagccccctctccctgggccTGGG includes:
- the LOC142047536 gene encoding uncharacterized protein LOC142047536, giving the protein MYQPWPLGPPHPLAPPEYLAALNASYGVFQQPRPDPSAPTPPLWAIFEEGRIRYEPPEPVYVNVPFAGPAAGPEAGGHRRGRASPSSSSTSSSPPLEGGHLRSRSDPGAARAALRRPPVPALPQKQRQGLRAAPGWAYRPPAVPGLYRQLRDVLPCGSTMLRFYRPAPPGWEPAATCTPPFTAYVEPSPRPPALLSPGLVDGYRLGPYSPCAEHLPPQYGNVERKEGPPPPPTCLAPNWTVRSEGQTQSYC
- the LOC142047574 gene encoding rho GTPase-activating protein 33-like, with protein sequence MLFACGTCVCSKLVMSRLCTSQAPRTHGRISSAGLWADTVTLRSTKSEESLTSQSSTAGLHKLNRLRRPHSNSDAFPALPGALPRTSQDPLKPCRSCESLSSSASGGCSENLAPHHRASVWLDDEGELDSEPDLSPPGFLDLDLLPFQRSPPQCPSLSEASDLASSPAHLPFTCKVAQALSPHGPEPPTAALEISEPVAISLPAKVLEMLGGGETGGVLRSGRHRRTRSPSPMISRLLQTGDRMLTDSCQR